A window of Suncus etruscus isolate mSunEtr1 chromosome 4, mSunEtr1.pri.cur, whole genome shotgun sequence contains these coding sequences:
- the RTL6 gene encoding LOW QUALITY PROTEIN: retrotransposon Gag-like protein 6 (The sequence of the model RefSeq protein was modified relative to this genomic sequence to represent the inferred CDS: inserted 4 bases in 3 codons), whose protein sequence is MHQLQPQFQIQLWLQIQLWHQLQPRFQPLPHAPAPASVPDPAVAPDPAVAPVPVPTSAPAPCTSSSSASAQQQPLLQPQPRFQPLPHAAPASVPDPAVAPDPAVAPVPVPTSAPAPCTSSSSASAQQQLLLQPQPRFQPQLPGPVSAPVPTPPLHAMQPQSDKAQTPPATGTPVDDVVDTRTSLRLTNSALWREASTLRAEKANLTHMLESLMAELALLRLRVRVPGALQITPPVSARASGGTCPLTTLPTSLPXPFSGDPGQLAGFLMQMDRFMIFQASCFPGEAAARVAFLVSQLTGEAEQWAIPHMHPDSPLRTDYQSFLAXKSPLRHARRAQTRKSTAGSHRTVHEHQTLCHQLPTTSATNGPCPXHPATNGTSPSTALPARARNL, encoded by the exons ATGCACCAGCTCCAGCCTCAGTTCCAGATCCAGCTGTGGCTCCAGATCCAGTTGTGGCACCAGTTGCAGCCCCGGTTCCAGCCCCTGCCCCATGCACCAGCTCCAGCCTCAGTTCCAGATCCAGCTGTGGCTCCAGATCCAGCTGTGGCTCCAGTTCCAGTCCCGACTTCGGCCCCTGCTCCATGCACCAGCTCCAGCTCCGCTTCTGCCCAACAGCAGCCCCTGCTCCAGCCTCAGCCCCGGTTCCAACCCCTGCCCCATGCAGCTCCAGCCTCAGTTCCAGATCCAGCTGTGGCTCCAGATCCAGCTGTGGCTCCAGTTCCAGTCCCGACTTCGGCCCCTGCTCCATGCACCAGCTCCAGCTCCGCTTCTGCCCAACAGCAGCTCCTGCTCCAGCCTCAGCCCCGGTTCCAGCCGCAGCTCCCTGGCCCAGTGTCAGCCCCAGTTCCAACTCCGCCCCTGCACGCCATGCAGCCCCAGAGCGACAAGGCCCAGACGCCACCAGCCACGGGCACGCCGGTGGACGACGTGGTGGACACGCGGACCTCGTTGCGCCTCACCAACTCGGCGCTATGGCGCGAGGCTTCCACGCTGCGGGCCGAGAAGGCCAACCTGACGCACATGCTGGAGAGCCTGATGGCCGAGCTGGCACTGCTGCGTCTGAGGGTACGCGTCCCAGGGGCGCTGCAGATCACCCCACCCGTGTCGGCCAGGGCCTCGGGGGGCACCTGTCCACTCACCACACTGCCCACCTCGCTGC AACCCTTCTCGGGCGACCCGGGCCAGCTGGCCGGCTTCCTCATGCAGATGGACCGCTTCATGATCTTCCAGGCCTCGTGCTTCCCTGGCGAGGCCGCCGCGCGCGTGGCTTTCCTGGTGTCACAGCTGACCGGCGAGGCTGAGCAGTGGGCCATCCCGCACATGCACCCCGACAGCCCGCTGCGCACAGACTACCAGTCCTTCCTGGC GAAGTCTCCCCTGAGGCATGCACGCCGTGCCCAGACCCGCAAGTCCACAGCTGGGTCCCACCGCACGGTGCATGAGCACCAGACGCTATGCCACCAGCTGCCCACCACCTCCGCCACCAATGGGCCCTGCC TGCACCCCGCCACCAACGGGACTAGCCCCTCAACTGCCCTACCTGCCCGGGCTCGGAACCTTTAA